CGCGATATAGCCGATCCGTTCCCCGGGCAGGGAGAGGCTCTTGGAGTAGGACGTAACGCTGATAGAATTCCGATAGGTCGAAAGCACCGGCGGGGTTCCACCGGGGATGTAGACGATTTCCCGGTAGGGTTCGTCCGCCACCAGGAAGGGATAGCGGCCGGTTTTTTTGCCATGGGCTTCCAGGATTTCCGCCAGAGCCTTTAGTATTGCTGCGGGGTAGACCCGGCCCGTGGGATTGTTGGGTGAGTTGATCAGCACCGCCGCAGTTTTTTCGTTCAGCCCATTCCGGATGGCCTCCAGGTCGAGGTTAAAATCCGGCAGGGAATCTACCTCCCGCAACACGCCCCCATGGTTGGCCGTATAGGTCCGGTACTCCATAAAATAGGGCCGGGGTACCAGAACCTCGTCCCCGGGGTTGAGTATGGTTTTGAATACCACATTGAGCCCCCCGGCGGCGCCCACGGTCATGATGATGTGGGACCCGTCCAGTTTAACCCCCTGCTCCCGGGAGGCTTTTTTCGCCAGGGCTTCCCGTACCGCCGGGAAACCCGGGTTGGACATATAGCCGTGGGCGCCCTTGGTCTTGCCCTCCGCATCCTCCTGGGCAAGGCGCAGGAATACCCGGTGGAAAGCCGGGGGCGGCTCAACATCAGGGTTCCCCAGGGAAAAATCAAAGACCTTATCGGCCCCGTGCTGTTTTTTTAAAAGACCTCCCTCCTCAAACATTTTGCGTATCATGGAGGATGAACTTAAGGCGTCCTTCACGCCCTTTGCTATGGCCATAGGTTTCTCCTTATCAGTATCTTAATTTAGTATGTAGTCTACCACAAACCCGCTGAGTAATGCAAAGAGGATGGTAAAGACTAGGTAGAGAATGAAATTCTTCATCCCCAGGATAATCTTTACCGCCCCCAGGTTGGTTATCTTTGTCGCCGGGCCGGTGATCATAAAGGCCGTGGCGGAACCCATGCTCATCCCG
This genomic interval from Treponema primitia ZAS-1 contains the following:
- a CDS encoding pyridoxal phosphate-dependent aminotransferase gives rise to the protein MAIAKGVKDALSSSSMIRKMFEEGGLLKKQHGADKVFDFSLGNPDVEPPPAFHRVFLRLAQEDAEGKTKGAHGYMSNPGFPAVREALAKKASREQGVKLDGSHIIMTVGAAGGLNVVFKTILNPGDEVLVPRPYFMEYRTYTANHGGVLREVDSLPDFNLDLEAIRNGLNEKTAAVLINSPNNPTGRVYPAAILKALAEILEAHGKKTGRYPFLVADEPYREIVYIPGGTPPVLSTYRNSISVTSYSKSLSLPGERIGYIAVNPGIQDEEDLLNGLIYATRILGYVNAPALMQRIVAELTEESVDVGVYARRRDAFKEVLDKAGIPYAEPEGAFYLFCKVPPKKGGDSNTVGDDGAFVNHLKQYLILGVPGSGFGKPGWLRFAYCVDEKVIRASGEAFKKAVETWA